Proteins from one Acropora muricata isolate sample 2 chromosome 9, ASM3666990v1, whole genome shotgun sequence genomic window:
- the LOC136928379 gene encoding contactin-associated protein-like 2: MTSSWEFLICFSWFIVGSHFSSVVEVNIEGNGYITLDLRSDNIATTKDDITFSFKTFQASGLLLHSSGSQGDYINIELVHGRIRLTIDLGSTRTMAGKHTIILGDNLSDNKWHEVKVEREKRILVLQVDELRIQTTTPGSFVSLDLDRFLYVGGLHKSSSGDYGMMTDSFNGCLKKFYFDNKDIFHGAKDPELHHYETHGLVRFFCPDVEYVPVYFPAPDTHIRLSKRSPKNFTVDLFFRTYDGNGVLAYKQTTNNARVYLKLASGSIELQIQVRTDKPIRIRQGNDLNDGMWHHVIAGVTRGELWLKLDARPRLRHENPWLSNIGDFRNRIYIGYEAQHEGFVGCMHHIKLNGKLVNMSHLSDSKISGAVINRCGISSKCFPNPCRNGGRCFQTWRAFSCGCQGTFYHGARCEIPLYRATCQEYKDLGMGQDAYCQVDPDGTGPLGAFTVMCNMSASKAAITVINHDKQGKQRVTFGATNLTNRYFQRFTYGSDLGSIRALIQGSSSCKQYIKYDCYNSKLLNSPVGPEHVQWLSSTAVPQNYWGGAPAGSNKCKCGVTKTCEDPSKSCNCDSDNDNRWRQDSGYLTDKSALPVTVLQFSADAVHSFFTVGPLECLGSSGKTYSPVTNANFISSTCKLINPPPTADTGTSNLLSTPLGTRKATPTASPSTGKTKNTDYRVTTKTTIATDRNSTQVTSVSSHETKSEEVTVHSSITLDKSGVTFHSTVKPNYPKVIVITNGSISYIRHIKGEGYDARFYILVGSSVLAFIILICVIIFVFLKRSGRKYVCCISCKSFRRKKNIPDIEVYRHTVPTESSDAEQLEDMNRSAVEFGAYNVSNGQTVYHSVHRDSHIRKYVSFSASTSKL; this comes from the exons ATGACTTCGAGTTGGGAGTTCTTAATATGTTTCTCATGGTTTATTGTGGGTTCACATTTTTCTTCAGTAGTCGAGGTGAACATTGAAGGAAATGGCTATATTACTCTCGATCTACGCTCCGATAATATCGCGACGACAAAAGATGACATCACGTTTTCGTTCAAAACGTTTCAAGCATCAGGATTGTTGTTACACAGCAGTGGATCGCAAGGCGATTACATCAACATTGAGCTTGTTCATGGAAGGATAAG ATTAACCATCGACCTGGGCAGCACTAGAACCATGGCTGGAAAACACACAATTATCCTCGGAGACAATTTGTCAGATAACAAATGGCACGAAGTCAAAGTAGAAAGGGAGAAACGCATCCTCGTTCTTCAGGTTGATGAGCTTAGAATTCAAACTACTACTCCAGGCTCCTTCGTAAGTCTTGACCTCGATAGATTCCTCTACGTTGGGGGCCTACATAAGAGTTCCTCTGGTGATTACGGAATGATGACTGACAGTTTCAATGGTTGCCTCAAAAAATTTTACTTTGACAACAAGGACATCTTCCACGGAGCGAAAGATCCTGAGTTACATCATTACGAAACCCATGGGTTAGTGCGGTTTTTCTGCCCAGATGTTGAATACGTTCCTGTGTATTTCCCAGCGCCAGACACTCATATAAGACTAAGCAAGCGCTCTCCGAAAAACTTTACGGTTGATTTGTTCTTTCGTACTTACGATGGAAATGGTGTCCTTGCCTACAAGCAGACGACGAATAACGCGCGAGTTTATCTCAAGCTTGCTTCTGGCAGCATCGAACTGCAGATTCAAGTGAGAACGgataagccaatcagaattcgCCAAGGTAATGACTTAAATGATGGGATGTGGCATCACGTGATCGCCGGGGTCACTCGTGGGGAATTGTGGTTGAAGTTGGATGCCAGACCGAGACTACGTCACGAAAATCCCTGGCTGTCAAACATTGGGGATTTTCGAAATCGCATTTACATCGGTTACGAAGCACAGCACGAAGGATTTGTTGGCTGTATGCATCATATAAAACTGAACGGAAAGTTGGTAAATATGTCTCACTTGAGCGATTCCAAAATAAGCGGAGCAGTCATCAATCGTTGTGGAATTTCAAGCAAGTGTTTCCCAAATCCTTGCCGTAATGGAGGCCGTTGTTTTCAAACGTGGAGAGCTTTCTCTTGTGGCTGCCAAGGAACGTTTTATCACGGGGCCCGTTGTGAGATTCCTCTCTACCGCGCCACCTGCCAAGAATACAAGGACCTTGGAATGGGACAGGATGCGTATTGCCAAGTAGACCCCGACGGCACAGGGCCCCTGGGAGCCTTTACTGTGATGTGCAACATGTCGGCCTCGAAAGCCGCCATTACAGTTATAAATCATGACAAACAAGGCAAACAAAGAGTTACTTTTGGTGCAACAAACTTGACGAACCGTTATTTTCAGCGTTTCACTTACGGAAGCGACTTAGGCAGTATTCGTGCGCTTATACAGGGAAGTTCCAGTTGTAAACAGTACATTAAATACGACTGCTACAACTCCAAGCTATTAAACTCGCCTGTTGGCCCTGAGCATGTGCAGTGGCTATCAAGTACCGCTGTCCCACAGAACTACTGGGGTGGCGCACCTGCTGGAAGTAATAAGTGCAAATGTGGAGTGACAAAGACCTGTGAGGACCCGAGTAAGTCCTGTAACTGTGACTCTGACAACGACAACAGGTGGAGGCAGGACTCCG GTTATTTGACCGATAAATCAGCATTGCCAGTCACTGTGCTTCAGTTCTCTGCGGATGCTGTGCATTCCTTCTTCACTGTCGGACCGTTAGAATGCCTTGGTTCCTCGGGTAAGACATACAGCCCGGTAACTAATGCTAATTTCATCTCGTCCACGTGCAAACTTATTAATCCGCCACCTACTGCTGATACTGGAACCAGTAATTTGCTCTCCACCCCTCTGGGAACAAGAAAAGCAACGCCCACAGCTTCCCCTTCCACAGGTAAAACTAAAAATACGGATTACCGTGTAACCACGAAAACTACTATCGCAACAGACAGAAACTCAACTCAGGTAACGTCTGTGTCGAGTCACGAAACCAAGAGCGAAGAAGTTACAGTGCATTCCTCTATCACCTTAGATAAAAGTGGAGTGACATTTCACTCAACAGTCAAACCTAACTATCCAAAGGTGATAGTGATAACCAATGGAAGCATTTCTTACATTAGACACATCAAAGGAGAAGGTTACGATGCAAGGTTCTATATCCTTGTTGGGTCCTCAGTGCTCGCCTTTATTATTCTTATTTGCGTGATTATCTTTGTTTTCCTCAAACGTTCTGGTCGTAAGTATGTTTGCTGCATCTCGTGTAAGAGCTTTAGAAGGAAAAAGAATATCCCCGACATCGAGGTTTATCGTCACACGGTACCAACAGAATCCTCGGATGCAGAGCAGCTGGAAGATATGAACCGAAGTGCAGTGGAGTTTGGAGCCTACAATGTGAGCAATGGACAAACCGTGTACCACTCGGTGCATCGAGACTCGCATATCAGAAAATACGTGTCCTTTTCAGCATCTACCTCAAAACTGTGA